One window of the Streptomyces asoensis genome contains the following:
- a CDS encoding ABC transporter substrate-binding protein produces MKNAGQLSRRQILTAAGFIGLATLTGCGSGDDGGDSKDLSKKQNGAMKEYRAGQQFKASKPLSFSVLHNNNPVYPLKDSWLFWKELTKRTGITLKPVAVPLSDYEKKRSVLIGAGDAPFLIPKTYHPSEVAFVSSGAILPVSEYVHLMPNFQDKVRKWKLEPELDSIRQSDGKYYLLPGLHEKVKSGYSLSLRTDVLDRLGLRLPTTWDEVYDVFKAIKAEYPDRYPFTDRWSTNTPFPAAALLSYLGQAYGVRAGWTYDNISFDAKAGEFVFTGATDGYRQVIEYLRKLVAEKLMDPESFTQTDDDAVQKLLGEKSFAISANPQELVQNYRYNLEKQVSGAKIEMVPVPLGPAGPVVLGGARLENGVMVSSKALKSDTFVAMMQFVDWLWYSDEGQRFAKWGVQDVTYTRAGDQYKLEPGITLMGSDPDAPKDLQKDYGFFNGVFTYGGSWALVSSSFSPDEKKFQDAMAQREQLPIGPAHPLQSVEQEQASLWDTPLRDHVTQNTLKFVMGKRPLSEWDDYVTELKAKNMDQLVGLHNKARERFKKENG; encoded by the coding sequence GTGAAGAACGCCGGTCAGCTGTCCCGACGTCAGATCCTCACCGCCGCAGGCTTCATCGGCCTCGCCACCCTCACCGGGTGCGGCAGCGGCGACGACGGAGGGGACTCCAAGGACCTCTCCAAGAAACAGAACGGTGCGATGAAGGAGTACCGCGCGGGCCAGCAGTTCAAGGCGTCGAAGCCGCTTTCCTTCTCGGTCCTGCACAACAACAACCCGGTCTACCCGTTGAAGGACAGCTGGCTGTTCTGGAAGGAACTCACCAAGCGCACCGGTATCACGCTGAAACCCGTTGCCGTCCCGCTGAGCGATTACGAGAAGAAGCGCAGCGTCCTCATCGGCGCGGGCGACGCCCCGTTCCTGATTCCCAAGACGTATCACCCGTCGGAGGTCGCCTTCGTCTCCTCGGGCGCGATCCTGCCGGTCAGTGAGTACGTGCACCTCATGCCCAACTTCCAGGACAAGGTCAGAAAATGGAAGCTGGAACCGGAACTCGACTCCATCAGGCAGTCCGACGGCAAGTACTACCTTCTTCCCGGCCTGCACGAGAAGGTCAAGTCCGGCTACTCGCTGTCCCTGCGCACGGACGTCCTCGACAGGCTCGGCCTGAGACTGCCCACCACCTGGGACGAGGTGTACGACGTCTTCAAGGCGATCAAGGCCGAGTACCCCGATCGCTACCCGTTCACCGATCGCTGGAGCACCAACACCCCTTTCCCGGCAGCCGCGTTGCTCAGCTACCTCGGCCAGGCGTACGGCGTGAGGGCGGGCTGGACCTACGACAACATCAGTTTCGACGCGAAGGCCGGGGAGTTCGTCTTCACCGGCGCCACGGACGGCTACCGCCAGGTGATCGAGTACCTGAGGAAACTGGTCGCCGAGAAGCTGATGGACCCGGAGAGTTTCACCCAGACGGACGACGACGCCGTGCAGAAGCTGCTGGGCGAGAAATCCTTCGCGATCAGCGCCAATCCGCAGGAGCTGGTCCAGAACTACCGCTACAACCTGGAGAAACAGGTGAGCGGAGCGAAGATCGAGATGGTGCCGGTGCCGCTCGGTCCGGCCGGTCCGGTGGTGCTGGGCGGCGCCCGGTTGGAAAACGGTGTCATGGTCTCCAGTAAGGCGCTCAAGAGCGACACCTTCGTCGCGATGATGCAGTTCGTCGACTGGCTGTGGTACTCGGACGAGGGCCAGCGGTTCGCCAAGTGGGGTGTCCAGGACGTCACCTACACCCGGGCCGGCGACCAGTACAAGCTGGAGCCGGGCATCACCCTCATGGGCTCGGATCCGGATGCCCCGAAGGACCTGCAAAAGGACTACGGCTTCTTCAACGGTGTCTTCACGTACGGCGGCAGCTGGGCGCTGGTCTCCTCTTCCTTCAGCCCGGACGAGAAGAAGTTCCAGGACGCGATGGCCCAACGCGAGCAATTGCCGATCGGCCCGGCCCACCCGTTGCAGTCCGTGGAGCAGGAACAGGCGTCGCTGTGGGACACGCCCCTGAGGGACCACGTCACCCAGAACACGCTCAAGTTCGTCATGGGCAAGCGCCCGTTGTCCGAATGGGACGACTACGTCACCGAGTTGAAGGCCAAGAACATGGATCAGCTCGTCGGCCTGCACAACAAGGCGCGTGAACGCTTCAAGAAGGAGAACGGGTGA